In Flavobacterium gelatinilyticum, a genomic segment contains:
- a CDS encoding alpha-N-acetylglucosaminidase: MKRDYPKIKNCTSLKKSILFFVLLLLFTPDIYGNSEKTKSAQAVLERLIGSRASEFELSLIEDQNRKDADWFEIETTADKVKIKGATNTAICYAAYNFLRDIGAVLVSWEGNRINLPKTWPHYSKKGTTPFKYREYLNACTFGYTTPWWDWKRWEQEIDWMALHGINLPTAMEGQEAVWQQLWKEYGLTDLQLQEHFAGPAFLPWQRMGNINTLEGPLPQAFISKKEELQKKILQRMHSLGIHPVVPAFSGYVPKAFAEKHPEAKISELKSWSGGGFASTFLLDSKDPLFKKLGRRFIEIYTQMYGESGFYLADSFNEIRPPVSEENKYEELANYGSAIFETIHEASPNAVWVMQGWLFGDDKEFWTKEATSAFLSKVPNDRLMVQDYANDRYKVWENQEAFYGKQWTYGYVHNYGGSNPVYGDLSFYKNELTSLLKHPHKGNLVGYGAMPEGLNNNSIVYEFIYDLPWSHGEQPLEDWMKNYLNARYGKTSESVSQAWQLLLESVYSTKYWETRWWKDRAGAYLFFKRPTAEITEFKGNPGDKEKLKQALDILSKEAKNYDKKNLIQYDVIDAARHYYSLCIDEELIECIKAYNEKDIEKGDKLFKQIEKQALDIDNIMIGQPLNSLDNWVKTASDYGTSSAESKLYVKNAKTLITLWGGAGHLNDYASRSWRGMYKGFYWPRWKMFLEAYKKSIVENTPFDETKERETIKNWEIKWSQLKK; this comes from the coding sequence ATGAAAAGAGATTACCCTAAAATTAAAAACTGTACTTCTTTAAAAAAGAGCATTCTTTTTTTTGTACTCCTTTTGCTTTTTACTCCCGATATATACGGAAACAGCGAAAAAACAAAAAGTGCCCAGGCAGTACTGGAAAGACTTATTGGCAGTCGTGCCAGTGAGTTTGAGTTAAGTCTTATCGAAGATCAAAACCGAAAAGATGCTGATTGGTTTGAAATTGAAACTACTGCTGATAAAGTAAAAATCAAAGGAGCAACAAATACAGCGATTTGTTATGCAGCCTATAATTTTTTAAGAGACATTGGCGCTGTTTTAGTCAGCTGGGAAGGAAACAGGATCAATCTCCCTAAAACATGGCCTCACTATTCTAAAAAAGGAACCACACCTTTTAAGTATAGAGAATATCTCAATGCCTGCACATTTGGCTACACAACGCCCTGGTGGGACTGGAAACGCTGGGAACAGGAAATTGACTGGATGGCGCTGCACGGAATCAACCTGCCTACTGCAATGGAAGGTCAGGAAGCCGTATGGCAGCAATTATGGAAAGAATACGGCTTAACTGATTTACAGCTGCAGGAACATTTTGCAGGTCCGGCTTTTTTGCCTTGGCAGCGCATGGGAAATATCAATACACTCGAAGGACCTTTGCCACAGGCATTTATTAGTAAAAAAGAAGAACTTCAGAAAAAAATATTGCAAAGAATGCACTCATTAGGCATACATCCTGTTGTTCCGGCATTCAGCGGTTATGTACCGAAAGCTTTTGCAGAAAAACATCCCGAAGCCAAAATTAGCGAACTAAAATCCTGGTCGGGCGGCGGATTTGCCAGTACATTTTTACTGGATTCAAAAGATCCTCTTTTCAAAAAATTAGGCCGTCGTTTTATCGAAATTTATACGCAGATGTACGGAGAATCCGGTTTTTACTTAGCCGATTCTTTCAACGAAATCAGACCTCCGGTTTCGGAAGAAAACAAATATGAAGAACTCGCTAATTATGGAAGCGCCATTTTCGAAACCATACACGAAGCTTCTCCAAATGCAGTCTGGGTAATGCAGGGATGGCTTTTTGGCGATGATAAAGAATTTTGGACCAAAGAAGCAACGAGTGCTTTTTTAAGTAAAGTGCCAAATGACCGTCTTATGGTTCAGGATTACGCTAATGACCGTTATAAAGTATGGGAAAATCAGGAAGCTTTTTACGGTAAACAATGGACATACGGTTATGTACATAATTATGGAGGATCAAATCCGGTTTATGGAGATCTTAGTTTTTATAAAAATGAATTGACCAGTTTATTGAAACATCCGCACAAAGGCAATTTAGTGGGATATGGTGCCATGCCCGAAGGATTGAACAACAATTCAATCGTATATGAATTTATTTATGACCTTCCGTGGAGTCATGGCGAACAACCGCTGGAAGACTGGATGAAGAACTACCTGAATGCGAGATACGGAAAAACTTCAGAATCTGTTTCTCAGGCATGGCAGCTTTTACTGGAATCCGTTTACAGTACCAAATACTGGGAAACCCGCTGGTGGAAAGACAGGGCAGGAGCTTATTTGTTTTTTAAAAGACCTACAGCCGAAATAACCGAGTTTAAAGGAAATCCCGGTGACAAGGAAAAACTGAAACAAGCTTTGGATATTTTAAGTAAAGAAGCCAAAAATTACGATAAAAAGAATCTCATTCAGTATGATGTAATTGATGCGGCAAGACATTATTACTCACTTTGTATCGACGAAGAATTAATAGAATGTATAAAAGCATACAATGAGAAAGATATTGAAAAGGGTGACAAGCTGTTTAAACAAATAGAAAAACAGGCTTTGGATATAGACAATATCATGATCGGCCAGCCATTGAACAGTCTGGACAATTGGGTAAAAACAGCATCAGATTACGGAACTTCTTCTGCCGAATCTAAATTGTATGTAAAAAATGCCAAAACCTTAATTACACTTTGGGGCGGAGCAGGACATTTAAATGATTACGCTTCCAGATCGTGGCGCGGCATGTACAAAGGTTTTTACTGGCCTAGATGGAAAATGTTTCTTGAAGCCTATAAAAAATCGATAGTTGAAAATACGCCGTTTGATGAAACAAAAGAAAGAGAAACAATCAAAAATTGGGAAATTAAATGGTCTCAATTAAAAAAATAA
- a CDS encoding alkaline phosphatase encodes MNRRRFLKGSSVLAGLFTLSPSVVLSNDLESISKKSKKAKNIIFMVSDGMSTGTLQMANLYSQNILGKNGNWMNLYAENKVVRALMDTASASSTVTDSAAASSSFGGGHRVKNGVLNVGPNGEKYLPIWQKFKNAGKKAGCVTTVTITHATPAGFCVNSDSRNAENEIAEMYADLGIDVLMGGGDEFFNPSKRGDKKDIYKIYEQKGYQILNDKSGLDNLKKGAKTLGVFNTGALPYTIDRTNIPELQNTPTLADMSTAAIKQLKDHDKGFVLLIEGGKVDWAAHANDIAALIHDQLAFDEAVKAVIDFAEKDKETLVIITTDHGNANPGQIYGTNATKNFNSIANYKYTNEYILNSIHADFNLQQIKDLIYETNKISLTDDEAKHLLDFYSGLEKQEGGLYNYKKLPFKAYSEIQKKHNNIGWISMDHSGDYVELAAFGPGSELLKPFVKNTDLHYLMLEAAIGVS; translated from the coding sequence ATGAACAGGCGTAGATTTTTAAAAGGCTCTTCAGTATTGGCCGGACTTTTCACTCTTAGTCCATCTGTGGTTCTTTCGAATGACTTAGAATCCATCTCAAAAAAAAGTAAAAAAGCTAAAAACATTATATTCATGGTAAGCGACGGAATGAGCACCGGAACGCTGCAAATGGCTAATTTATATTCTCAGAATATTTTAGGAAAAAATGGGAACTGGATGAATCTTTATGCCGAAAATAAGGTTGTAAGGGCTTTAATGGATACAGCTTCGGCGAGTTCTACGGTAACAGATTCAGCAGCGGCTAGTTCTTCTTTCGGAGGCGGACATCGTGTGAAAAACGGAGTTTTAAATGTGGGTCCGAATGGTGAAAAATACCTTCCGATATGGCAGAAGTTTAAAAATGCGGGTAAAAAAGCGGGCTGTGTGACTACAGTTACAATTACACATGCAACTCCGGCGGGTTTCTGCGTGAACTCTGACAGCCGAAACGCCGAAAATGAAATTGCCGAAATGTATGCTGATCTGGGTATTGATGTTTTGATGGGCGGCGGCGATGAATTTTTTAATCCTTCTAAAAGAGGAGATAAAAAAGACATTTATAAAATCTACGAACAGAAAGGGTATCAGATTTTAAATGACAAATCAGGTTTGGATAATTTGAAAAAAGGAGCCAAAACGCTGGGGGTTTTTAATACGGGTGCACTTCCGTATACTATTGACCGGACTAATATTCCGGAATTGCAAAACACACCTACTCTTGCTGATATGAGTACGGCAGCGATTAAGCAGCTGAAAGATCATGATAAAGGTTTTGTTCTTCTTATTGAGGGCGGAAAAGTAGACTGGGCTGCGCATGCAAATGATATTGCAGCATTAATTCACGATCAGCTGGCTTTTGACGAAGCGGTAAAAGCCGTAATTGATTTTGCAGAAAAGGATAAAGAAACACTGGTTATTATTACTACAGATCACGGAAATGCAAATCCGGGGCAGATTTACGGTACAAATGCTACGAAAAATTTCAACAGCATTGCAAATTATAAATACACAAACGAATATATCTTAAACTCCATTCACGCTGATTTTAATTTACAGCAGATTAAAGACTTGATTTACGAAACGAACAAAATAAGCCTGACGGATGATGAAGCGAAACATCTGCTGGATTTTTATTCGGGTCTGGAAAAACAGGAAGGCGGTTTGTACAATTATAAAAAACTGCCTTTTAAAGCGTATTCTGAAATTCAGAAGAAACACAATAACATTGGCTGGATTAGTATGGATCATTCCGGAGATTATGTAGAACTGGCCGCGTTTGGTCCGGGAAGCGAACTGCTGAAACCTTTTGTAAAAAATACTGATCTTCATTATCTAATGCTCGAAGCTGCGATTGGGGTTTCATAA
- a CDS encoding DKNYY domain-containing protein has protein sequence MYKSVLFFIILLLISHVSFAQNEGFYEIKDPIVDTSLTLQPSLYNETLYIKTKNYVIFLQGRNQVKLKADMKSFRIPYPNYEGAFALDKKGIYYKGRLIKTDTTGFKIISSLYTTNYGEEREVIWKTKHKLFRNNIEIEGDFDLETFTAAGASSQNSYFKDKNCIYYDFKKIEGLDMASVSTPIQINAIYDKNYVYIDGKIGLYKGDTLRSVNAVLMKTSKEVLTLEFPKVIPFMDAASIKPLSLFYSMDKNFVYYYQAKTPVLPADFKNVKVWGNSMGAFLTDGIRIFSGVELYGSDYDAETFGVLPDKPFVYDKNGIYWFKLNEKEHKRVKTKIPFSYDQNFTLENLSYNSKSRFLICKNEAFDPSAQKVFKNLTAAQLDRAAKNNLDFKQVNGELTEAVVFDYMLYKANNKIYCNDKETSADAAAFERISNFYKDKNHLYYYDRDFYQREKLLTIKGIDAQTVTNFHGFLADKDYIYNKKYRLIKSKDAVLLDSFAGYRPGCGMDTTPISDYFLFKNSEGYWLVLLSDTAKIKYLGNNLSKGLGFKLNNEFIDTDSYIHNTYSLEEKPEYPGGSEKLEKFVQKKFKAPKDEGEKLKGKVYLTFVIEKNGELTNIKILRDYGYGSGKEAIRVMKLMPKWKPAKDKGKLVRCLYTYTMRIGF, from the coding sequence ATGTATAAATCTGTACTCTTTTTTATAATCCTGCTTTTGATATCTCATGTAAGTTTTGCACAAAACGAAGGCTTTTATGAGATCAAAGATCCTATCGTAGATACTTCACTTACATTACAACCTTCGCTTTACAATGAGACCTTGTACATCAAAACTAAAAATTATGTGATTTTTTTACAAGGCAGGAATCAGGTAAAATTAAAAGCAGATATGAAATCATTCAGGATTCCGTATCCTAATTATGAGGGGGCTTTTGCTCTTGATAAAAAAGGGATTTACTACAAAGGACGTTTAATAAAAACGGATACAACGGGATTTAAGATTATTTCTTCATTATATACCACCAACTATGGTGAAGAAAGAGAAGTGATATGGAAAACAAAGCATAAATTATTTCGAAACAATATCGAAATTGAAGGTGATTTTGATCTTGAAACCTTTACAGCTGCAGGAGCCTCCTCGCAAAATAGTTATTTCAAAGACAAAAATTGTATTTATTACGACTTTAAAAAAATAGAAGGTCTCGATATGGCCTCTGTCTCAACTCCTATACAAATCAATGCGATTTACGATAAAAATTATGTATACATCGACGGGAAAATTGGATTGTATAAAGGAGATACGCTTCGTTCTGTAAATGCTGTTTTAATGAAAACTTCAAAAGAAGTTTTAACTTTAGAGTTCCCTAAAGTCATTCCGTTTATGGATGCAGCTTCTATAAAACCCTTGTCTCTATTTTATTCGATGGACAAAAATTTTGTTTATTATTATCAAGCCAAAACGCCTGTATTACCTGCTGATTTTAAAAATGTAAAGGTTTGGGGCAACAGCATGGGGGCTTTTCTTACTGACGGTATTCGTATTTTTTCAGGCGTTGAATTATATGGTTCAGATTATGATGCAGAAACCTTTGGCGTACTGCCTGACAAACCATTTGTTTACGATAAAAATGGTATTTATTGGTTTAAATTGAATGAGAAAGAGCATAAAAGAGTTAAAACGAAAATTCCTTTTTCGTACGATCAAAACTTTACGTTAGAAAATTTATCTTATAATTCAAAGTCACGATTTTTAATCTGCAAAAATGAGGCGTTTGATCCTTCAGCACAAAAAGTATTTAAAAATTTAACTGCGGCACAACTTGATCGTGCTGCAAAAAACAATCTCGATTTTAAACAGGTTAATGGCGAACTTACAGAAGCAGTGGTATTTGATTATATGCTATACAAAGCCAATAATAAAATATACTGTAATGACAAGGAAACCAGTGCCGATGCTGCTGCATTTGAACGTATTTCAAACTTTTATAAGGATAAGAACCATCTTTATTATTATGACCGCGATTTTTATCAGCGCGAAAAACTGCTGACTATAAAAGGCATCGATGCGCAAACCGTAACTAATTTTCACGGTTTTCTGGCAGATAAAGATTATATCTATAATAAAAAATACAGGCTGATTAAAAGTAAAGATGCTGTTCTTCTGGATTCTTTTGCAGGATACAGACCCGGCTGCGGTATGGATACCACACCAATATCTGATTATTTTCTTTTTAAAAACAGCGAAGGATATTGGCTTGTGCTGCTTTCGGATACGGCTAAAATTAAATATTTAGGAAATAATCTAAGTAAAGGCTTAGGTTTCAAACTAAATAACGAATTCATTGATACTGATTCTTATATACATAATACTTATTCATTAGAGGAAAAACCGGAATATCCGGGCGGTTCTGAAAAACTGGAAAAATTTGTACAGAAAAAATTTAAAGCTCCAAAAGACGAGGGCGAAAAGCTAAAAGGAAAAGTTTACCTAACTTTTGTAATTGAAAAAAATGGCGAATTAACCAATATCAAAATATTACGTGATTATGGTTATGGCTCCGGAAAAGAAGCCATAAGGGTAATGAAACTTATGCCAAAATGGAAACCTGCAAAAGACAAAGGAAAGCTCGTAAGATGCCTGTATACCTATACAATGAGAATTGGTTTTTGA
- a CDS encoding DKNYY domain-containing protein: MKKKLFILFSFIIITGCKNPESEPAIVDSALKTMSRYDGGNFLKAPVYIINKDYVIYQDQYTHNVIHPDLASFRIEKKQYSGFAFDKNGVYMSGQFIKTDTTGFVELGTNKDKDLLWKTKDKVFRNTTELKDIDAATFQLNRYQPFNYREDVKYFKDKNFIYYFDKKIEGSDGSSANTSSNDFCHDKKYIYSLGEIAVYGKEPIQYVNFHFAKTEKQVFSKGNVVHDLNPDFLTALSGNYALYKNQIYYGTQKTSIKVKDVNKIKVWHNGDEDDYITNGTDIFYHGIKLEGKYDLASFGFFAHTLFFYDKNGIYEQKEVKGKKDVINKIPFDYTEKVSTANAFANRYEELVFYKNEAYSSRTEDMYDDLSPKQLEIAKTQKKCLGAIDGSNTVIIDNAFSNREGRIYLADKRTRFDASTFTTLEIYRYYKDKNVVFYVDDYEGIQKMYDVDVNSAMTFNGFLTDKNYLYYRNKRIIKSSGIELLAVFEGYRKGCGIDSNPVSDFYLFKNTEGFWLVKTSKDISYRFLGKVFDRTWDLSFETIDLPEKYGNPRTTKLQKPAAVQEKISDNEVYRTEDLNIRPDFPGGINKFYQFLKKNYVIPKILIDDDEASLRGVFASFIIEKDGSLSDIKIVRDFGYGTGKELERVLKTSPAWIPAVRDGKRVRCLYSVPYYVSR, encoded by the coding sequence ATGAAGAAAAAACTTTTTATTCTTTTTAGTTTTATCATAATTACAGGATGCAAAAATCCAGAAAGCGAACCCGCTATAGTCGATTCTGCTTTAAAAACTATGTCACGATACGATGGCGGTAATTTTTTGAAGGCACCTGTTTATATCATTAATAAGGATTATGTGATCTATCAGGATCAATATACTCATAATGTTATACATCCCGATCTGGCATCTTTCAGAATAGAAAAAAAGCAGTATTCCGGTTTTGCATTTGATAAAAACGGAGTTTACATGAGCGGGCAGTTCATTAAAACAGACACTACAGGATTTGTTGAATTAGGTACTAATAAAGACAAGGACCTTTTGTGGAAAACAAAAGACAAAGTTTTCAGAAACACAACCGAATTAAAAGATATTGATGCCGCTACATTCCAGCTTAATCGGTATCAGCCTTTTAATTACCGTGAAGACGTTAAGTATTTCAAAGACAAAAATTTCATCTATTATTTTGATAAAAAAATTGAAGGTTCTGACGGATCTAGTGCAAACACCAGTTCGAATGATTTCTGTCATGATAAAAAGTACATCTATTCACTTGGAGAAATTGCAGTATACGGAAAAGAACCCATTCAATATGTAAATTTTCATTTTGCTAAAACAGAAAAACAGGTGTTTAGCAAAGGAAATGTGGTGCACGATTTAAATCCCGATTTTTTAACAGCGCTGTCGGGTAATTATGCGTTGTACAAAAATCAAATTTATTACGGAACTCAAAAGACATCGATCAAGGTTAAAGATGTAAATAAAATCAAAGTCTGGCACAACGGCGATGAAGATGATTACATAACCAATGGAACTGATATTTTCTATCATGGTATTAAATTAGAAGGAAAATACGATCTTGCTTCATTTGGATTTTTTGCCCATACATTGTTTTTTTACGATAAAAACGGCATTTACGAACAAAAAGAGGTGAAAGGTAAAAAAGATGTTATTAACAAAATTCCTTTTGATTATACCGAAAAAGTAAGTACAGCCAATGCATTTGCAAACAGATATGAAGAGCTTGTTTTTTATAAAAATGAAGCATATTCATCGCGTACTGAAGATATGTATGACGATTTAAGCCCAAAGCAGTTAGAAATTGCAAAAACACAGAAAAAATGTCTGGGTGCTATTGACGGAAGCAATACCGTTATCATCGATAATGCTTTTAGTAACAGAGAGGGTCGTATTTATTTGGCAGATAAACGAACCCGTTTTGATGCATCAACTTTTACAACTTTAGAAATATATCGCTATTACAAAGACAAAAATGTGGTATTCTATGTTGATGATTATGAGGGAATACAAAAAATGTACGATGTAGATGTAAATTCAGCCATGACGTTTAATGGCTTTTTAACAGATAAAAACTATTTGTATTACAGAAATAAAAGAATTATTAAAAGCAGCGGTATCGAACTGCTGGCTGTTTTTGAAGGATACAGAAAAGGCTGCGGTATTGATTCCAATCCGGTTTCAGATTTTTATCTATTTAAAAATACAGAAGGATTCTGGCTTGTAAAAACTTCAAAAGACATTTCATACCGATTCCTCGGAAAAGTATTCGACCGCACATGGGATTTGTCTTTTGAAACAATTGACCTTCCCGAAAAATACGGAAACCCAAGAACCACAAAACTTCAAAAACCGGCTGCTGTACAAGAAAAGATCTCAGATAACGAAGTGTATAGAACAGAAGATCTCAATATCAGACCTGATTTTCCCGGTGGGATTAATAAGTTTTACCAATTTTTGAAAAAGAATTATGTGATCCCTAAAATTCTTATCGATGATGATGAAGCATCTTTAAGAGGTGTTTTTGCCAGTTTTATAATTGAAAAAGACGGAAGTCTTTCTGATATCAAAATTGTTAGAGATTTTGGTTACGGAACAGGCAAAGAATTAGAAAGGGTTTTAAAAACATCTCCAGCGTGGATTCCGGCGGTAAGGGACGGAAAAAGGGTGAGATGTTTATATTCTGTACCGTATTATGTAAGCAGATAA
- a CDS encoding murein L,D-transpeptidase catalytic domain-containing protein, with translation MRIFFLVLFVSLCSFTTYNVTDREEEILTELEFNRLTEHVKEIKTFTSENNKYSKKIAFLVDMRIKSGKNRFFVYDLQNDKILDQGLVAHGSGSETAVRGDLKFSNLPNSNCTSLGRYSIEKSYKGIFGKAFRLIGLDDTNNNALKRAIVLHYYSAVPYDEQDYYISNSHGCPMVNETFFKRLEKIIEGSDSKIMLSVYY, from the coding sequence ATGAGAATATTTTTTTTAGTGCTTTTTGTTTCTTTGTGTTCTTTTACCACCTACAATGTAACTGACAGAGAAGAAGAGATTTTAACTGAACTTGAGTTTAACAGACTTACTGAACATGTAAAAGAAATTAAAACTTTTACTTCTGAAAACAACAAATACAGCAAAAAAATTGCCTTTCTAGTAGATATGAGAATCAAATCTGGAAAAAACCGTTTTTTTGTTTACGACCTTCAAAATGATAAAATACTGGATCAGGGACTTGTTGCTCATGGCAGCGGTTCAGAAACAGCAGTGAGGGGAGATTTAAAATTCAGTAACCTTCCAAATTCCAACTGCACTTCATTAGGCAGATATTCTATTGAGAAATCATACAAAGGAATATTCGGAAAAGCTTTCAGACTTATTGGCCTTGACGACACTAACAACAATGCTTTAAAAAGAGCGATTGTACTGCACTATTATTCTGCGGTTCCTTATGATGAGCAGGATTATTACATTTCTAACAGCCACGGCTGTCCAATGGTAAATGAAACTTTCTTTAAAAGACTTGAAAAAATAATCGAAGGTTCTGATTCAAAAATCATGCTTTCAGTATATTATTAA
- a CDS encoding iron-containing alcohol dehydrogenase: protein MSKLFIAGEVFHGAGSLEELKNIKGSRAVIVTGGSSMKKSGSLDKAAAYLKEAGIETKIFEGVEEDPSSETCFKGAELMKSFQPDWIIGLGGCSAIDAAKMMWVFYEYPDADFEAMIKPFNVPVLRQKAKFIAIPSTSGTGTETTGLAVITDREKGVKYPIVSYELTPDIAIVDGEICASMPAHVTSNTGLDALTHCVEAYVSNIDNNYADVLSKGGLEIVFNNLKEAVQNPANIQARQNMHDASFMAGLAFNNAWLGIVHSLSHQVGALYGIPHGASNAIFLPNVIRYNAKESSRFPDLAKVIGKETAEDLAQAVENLRADVNNQAAIKEFGISREDWDKNLDFIANNAFLDPCTGFNPRKPTVEELKDIYNACYEGLVYTEN, encoded by the coding sequence ATGAGCAAGTTATTTATTGCAGGAGAAGTTTTCCATGGAGCGGGAAGTCTTGAAGAGTTAAAAAACATAAAAGGAAGCAGAGCCGTAATCGTTACGGGCGGAAGCTCAATGAAAAAAAGCGGTTCGCTGGACAAAGCAGCTGCATATCTTAAAGAAGCCGGAATCGAAACCAAAATCTTTGAAGGAGTAGAAGAAGACCCGTCATCTGAAACTTGTTTTAAAGGTGCAGAATTAATGAAAAGCTTTCAGCCGGACTGGATTATTGGTTTAGGAGGATGCTCGGCAATCGATGCGGCAAAAATGATGTGGGTTTTCTACGAATACCCGGATGCAGATTTCGAAGCGATGATTAAACCGTTTAACGTTCCGGTTTTACGCCAGAAAGCTAAATTTATCGCTATTCCGTCTACCAGTGGAACAGGGACTGAAACTACAGGTCTTGCTGTAATTACAGACCGCGAAAAAGGGGTTAAATACCCAATTGTTTCTTACGAACTTACTCCGGATATTGCAATTGTCGATGGTGAAATCTGTGCTTCTATGCCGGCACATGTAACATCAAATACAGGATTAGATGCTTTAACGCACTGTGTAGAAGCGTATGTTTCGAATATCGACAACAATTACGCTGATGTTCTTTCTAAAGGCGGACTTGAAATTGTTTTTAATAATTTAAAAGAAGCGGTACAGAATCCGGCAAACATTCAGGCGCGTCAGAATATGCACGATGCTTCGTTTATGGCAGGGCTTGCGTTTAATAATGCCTGGTTAGGAATTGTACACTCATTATCGCATCAGGTTGGAGCATTATACGGTATTCCTCACGGTGCATCAAATGCGATTTTTTTGCCAAACGTAATCCGTTATAATGCAAAAGAAAGCAGCCGTTTCCCTGATTTGGCAAAAGTAATCGGGAAAGAAACAGCAGAAGATTTAGCGCAGGCAGTTGAAAACCTGAGAGCCGATGTAAACAATCAGGCCGCAATTAAAGAATTCGGAATTTCACGCGAAGACTGGGATAAAAACCTTGACTTTATTGCCAACAATGCATTCCTTGATCCTTGTACAGGTTTCAATCCTAGAAAACCTACTGTAGAAGAATTGAAGGATATTTATAATGCATGTTACGAAGGACTTGTTTATACTGAAAACTAA
- a CDS encoding AraC family transcriptional regulator: protein MKRLELNKHITKREDQSLSFRVYDLTKEHLQNYSEPHKKDHFSIIMVESGEVEIHLEEEIIHLKAGKISLIFPEQISYVSLISSEISGKIILFEEILFCSDILKNELLSYNVNLSSHLKCIFLSPSEFERSKAMAGFIEEIYSDPSLIRKEQGRFYIKILLLGLIESVHGQHPVFQHESDKTLYIRFKKMLNERYKEEKTVQYYASNLAVTTKKLNSITKKHCGETVINAIHNRVLQEIKRLLLFSDLSHKQISLELGFSSPSALNKFVKNKLDETPTELQKELAQIYIK, encoded by the coding sequence TTGAAAAGACTTGAATTAAACAAACATATTACAAAACGCGAAGACCAGAGTCTCTCTTTTCGGGTTTACGATCTCACAAAAGAACATTTACAAAATTATTCTGAACCGCATAAAAAAGACCATTTCAGTATTATAATGGTAGAATCCGGAGAAGTTGAAATTCATCTGGAAGAAGAAATAATCCATCTAAAAGCAGGTAAAATTTCGCTGATATTTCCGGAGCAGATTTCGTATGTATCTTTAATTTCTTCTGAAATATCCGGTAAAATAATTCTGTTTGAAGAAATTTTATTTTGTTCCGATATTTTAAAGAACGAACTCCTTTCGTATAACGTAAACCTTTCATCGCATTTAAAATGCATCTTTTTATCGCCGTCAGAATTTGAACGTTCTAAAGCAATGGCAGGATTTATTGAAGAAATTTACTCAGATCCAAGCCTTATCCGCAAAGAACAGGGACGTTTTTATATTAAAATACTGCTTTTAGGATTAATTGAATCCGTTCACGGCCAGCATCCTGTTTTTCAGCATGAAAGCGATAAAACGCTTTATATTCGATTTAAAAAAATGCTCAACGAACGTTACAAAGAAGAAAAAACGGTTCAGTATTATGCTTCAAATCTGGCTGTTACGACCAAAAAACTAAACAGTATCACGAAGAAACACTGCGGCGAAACGGTTATCAATGCCATCCATAATCGTGTGCTGCAGGAAATTAAGAGATTATTGTTGTTTTCTGATCTTTCGCACAAACAAATTTCGCTCGAACTCGGGTTCAGTTCCCCTTCGGCACTGAATAAATTTGTCAAAAACAAACTCGACGAAACCCCCACGGAACTGCAGAAAGAACTGGCTCAAATTTATATCAAATAG